One part of the Musa acuminata AAA Group cultivar baxijiao chromosome BXJ1-5, Cavendish_Baxijiao_AAA, whole genome shotgun sequence genome encodes these proteins:
- the LOC103985928 gene encoding LIM domain-containing protein PLIM2b-like, with protein sequence MSFSGTQDKCKACEKTVHFIDLLTADGVTYHKTCFKCSHCKGTLSMCNYSSMDGVLYCKPHFEQLFKETGTFTRKFPTGTKSGERNEQSKAPTKISSMFCGTQDKCATCKKTAYPLETMTMEGESYHKTCFKCSVGGCMLTPSSYAALDGILYCKHHFAQLFMEKGSYNHVIQAALEKQNAGEQPPSSEPTPEPTEDQEQT encoded by the exons ATGTCCTTCAGTGGCACCCAGGACAAATGCAAGGCATGCGAGAAGACTGTCCATTTCATCGATCTCTTGACCGCCGATGGAGTCACCTATCATAAGACCTGCTTCAAATGCAGTCACTGCAAGGGCACTCTCTCG ATGTGCAACTACTCTTCCATGGATGGTGTCCTCTACTGCAAACCTCACTTTGAGCAGCTCTTCAAGGAGACAGGAACCTTCACCAGAAAGTTTCCTACAG GTACAAAGTCTGGAGAGAGGAATGAACAG TCCAAGGCACCAACCAAGATCTCCTCCATGTTCTGTGGAACTCAAGACAAGTGTGCCACCTGCAAGAAAACAGCATACCCCTTGGAAACG ATGACCATGGAAGGAGAGTCGTACCACAAGACCTGCTTCAAGTGCTCCGTCGGCGGCTGCATGCTCACGCCTTCGTCCTACGCCGCGCTCGACGGCATCCTCTACTGCAAGCACCACTTCGCGCAGCTGTTCATGGAGAAGGGCAGCTACAACCATGTGATCCAGGCTGCTTTGGAGAAGCAGAATGCTGGGGAGCAGCCGCCGTCGTCCGAGCCAACGCCTGAACCCACCGAGGACCAGGAGCAGACATAA
- the LOC135674340 gene encoding F-box/LRR-repeat protein At3g48880-like, whose translation MADTKFIGKRWEEMETDVLVKIFKELNMIQLAPVSRVCRSWRLACSDPFIWNTLDLGLLQSNFIQTRASPYIWVDERSDKRLTRILRVAMALSRGNITSMIFHFNLYMKDDHLSYISEWSPHLRRLVMPAWNRITKVGICQAIRRWENLESLTMPSIAHPPYIMEEISRSCKNFSQLKVMGTFDMHFASAIATNLQKLKVLSLRCSIVTKEALLYILNRMDNLEVLNISHCLLLEALATSGRKQVRSELDQSILQKASRIREFFHCQSSSCTTCKRMIEDEGLMRWYRYEDWFWRRDEVSTLDLGDYGKLFGKNCVNSLTA comes from the exons ATGGCAGACACCAAATTCATTGGCAAAAGATGGGAGGAAATGGAGACTGATGTCTTAGTGAAGATATTTAAGGAGTTGAACATGATCCAACTGGCTCCAGTTTCCCGAGTTTGCCGTTCATGGCGCTTGGCTTGTTCAGATCCATTCATATGGAATACCCTTGATCTAGGGCTTCTGCAGTCCAACTTTATCCAGACAAGAGCATCACCATACATATGGGTGGACGAAAGATCTGATAAGAGGCTGACTCGAATATTGCGGGTGGCTATGGCTCTTAGTCGTGGAAACATTACATCCATGATATTTCATTTTAATTTATACATGAAGGATGACCATCTTAGTTACATATCTGAATG GTCACCTCATCTTAGAAGACTAGTTATGCCTGCTTGGAACCGCATCACGAAAGTCGGAATATGCCAAGCTATCCGGAGATGGGAGAATCTAGAATCACTTACAATGCCCAGCATTGCCCATCCTCCATACATAATGGAGGAAATAAGCAGGAGCTGCAAAAATTTCTCACAACTCAAGGTTATGGGTACATTTGACATGCACTTTGCATCTGCCATTGCCACAAATCTTCAAAAGCTGAAAGTATTAAGTCTGCGGTGCTCGATAGTTACGAAGGAAGCCTTGTTGTATATCTTGAATCGCATGGATAATCTGGAGGTGCTCAATATATCCCACTGCCTTCTGCTTGAAGCCCTCGCAACTTCTGGACGGAAGCAGGTTCGTTCCGAACTAGACCAGTCCATCCTTCAGAAAGCTTCACGGATACGAGAATTCTTTCATTGCCAAAGCAGCTCATGCACCACATGCAAGAGAATGATTGAAGACGAAGGTCTGATGAGATGGTATCGGTACGAGGACTGGTTCTGGCGTCGGGATGAAGTGAGCACCCTTGATCTCGGAGACTATGGAAAGTTGTTTGGCAAAAACTGTGTGAACAGCTTGACTGCATAG